Genomic window (Eriocheir sinensis breed Jianghai 21 chromosome 64, ASM2467909v1, whole genome shotgun sequence):
ggcgcatggcctcattgtgaataagttccaaggggtgaagttgtgccgcactaaactgtaccaaaacaggggcagcataatcaatgagggacctgacaacagaaaggtaaaacatcctGAGGACAGGGATGCCGACTCCAAGGCCCCTGTTAGCCAAAACCTTAGAGGAGCTAACCTAGGAAGGCAGATGTTCTGAACATGAGTGACGCTCTGCACAGATTTCTGGAAGCTGACAGGGGCGCCTAAGTACTTGTATGTAGGAACTCTAGCTAAAGGAGTGCCATTAATGCTGGGCAGATGAGAAACTCTCCTCCCACTGGCTTGAAATTTCGTCTTAGTTTCATTGATGACAAGGCCCATTTGTTCACACAGCGCTGACAGCTGCTCCAAAGCTAAACTGAGAAGAGCAGGACTGCTGCATTGCACAAGGATGTCATCTGCATAGATAATGACCTGAGTATTGCCCGGAAAGGGCCACCGAGCAATTTTGTCCATTAAAATGTTGAAAAGCATGGGGCTGAGGACACCCCCTTGCGGTGTGCCCAGCTCAAACACTTCCTCCGTGGAGGTAGCACCCTGGAAGACCACTTGCGCCCTCCTACCATACAAATAGTCCCTGATCCAGCTTAAGAGTCTTCCACGGACACCCTGCAGAGTGAGTTCCTCCATTATGACATCCTTGTTGGCCCTATCAAAGGCCCCTTTTAAGTCCACAAAAGCGCGACAATTCACGTCTGGATTACTAAGGCACTTAATAAAACATTAACTTGTGGAAAGGCCATTCATAAACCCATGTAAGTTTGGGGAGCCGGTCCCCAGCTTATAGAAGTCTGTTCAAGATCACCCGCTCTAACAGTTTACACACACAGCTCGTCAGGGAGATAGGGCGAAAGGTGCCATCACCCTTGGGGATGGGAACGATCAATGCAGCTTTCCACGGAGGGGGGAGGCAACCTGCGGCAAACGACATGTTGAACAGGTCAAGCAGGGGGTTGTCGCCTTGCACAACGAGTAAGGCATTAAGAATGTCGTAAGTCAACCCGTCGTGGCCCGGGGCTGTTGACTTGCCATGTTTGACGGCAAGAAGGAGTTCATCGTGGGTAATGGGGACACATGTGTCATCCAGAAGTGTGACGTGGTGCTGAACGAGGGCCATCCGCCGCTCCCTGTGGCGGGCAAGTTcggcctggtgttgtgcagggagACCAACAAGGGAGGAGGCCCTCTGCCACTGGCGCATCAGGTCCTGGGCCCGGCCCGCAGGGGCAGGGTCACTCACCAGCCGTTtggtcctccctctcaccctgttgACATGGTGCCAAACCTCCCGCAGGGAGCGGGTCTTGCGCACGCTGGCAAGGAAGGCGACCCAGTGTCGTGACCGGGCCTCTTGTCTGAGTTCAGTGAGGTGGCGCGCCACAGCGACCATGGCATCGCGGGCAGCCCGATCGGCGGGGTCCTGCTGCCAGCGCCGCTGGTACGAGGCAAGGGTCCGCTGACAGTTGGAGACAGCCGGGTCCGAGGCGTAGGTCTGCAGGCGGCGCTTGGCGGGCCTTGGAGGGGCCCTGCCAGCTGCAACAAAACTCTCGACGGTGTCCAGCAGGCCGTGGTACAGCGAGGCGGCGTCGGTAAAGGATCCCTTCACAGTATGGTACCACGCCCCGACTTCGGCAACGAGGTGCGGCATCCGGGCAGCAGAGACAGCCAACCGCTTCCGGGACACAGCAGGGGCAGGCTGGATCGGGATGGTCGTCTCCAGGGCAAAGTGGTCACTCAGCAAACACCTGGAAATAAGGGTCTGGGCAGTAAAAGCTGGCATGTTAAAAAGAGTGACATAGTCTAACCTGCCCCCCTGAACATGTGTGGGCACATTATCCCCCGTGAGGACAGCCGTCTCGGAGGCATCAAGGAAGGCCTTCCAGCGGACACCATTGACATTATTGGTGCGGTGACTACCAAGATCTCGGTGGCGTGAGTTAAGATCCCCCACAAGAACAGTCGGCTCCTCATGAACATAATCAGGAAAGTTAGCAAGATTTAAAGCCCCCGCATGAACATACGTGTTAACAAAAAATAGGGTTTCACCCATATGGAGTAAAGAAACAGTGATATATTCAATGCCCTCATTAATACCCATGTCCTCAAAAACTATCGCCGTCCCCTGTCTGACATACGTAGCCATCCCCCGGGTACTGCCTGCTGCGCCATCTAAGACATATAAATCATACCCCCTCAGGTCCGACACCCGTGGCCCAACCTCCTGAAGAGCAACGATATCTGGCCTATGAGTGATGACATAGGAGTGAAGGTCAGTGAAGCGGGCATGTAGCCCGTTGACATTCCAAGTTAAGAGGCGGACACACTCACTGGTCAGGAGGGGGTGGTTGCCGGTCAAGGAGTGGGGTGATCCGATGATGGAGCTCAGCCACCTGCTGAGTCAGGGAAGCAAACTGCGCCAGCAGCACCTGGAGTGTGGCCTCCCACTGCAGTGGAGGAtcagcaggtgaaggtgaaggacccGTCTGGCCATGGCGAGGTTCGGCCGTTCCCTCGGCAGCTGCAGTCACCACAGCCGGTGGGGTTGCAGGGGTGTTCTGCATCTGGCCCGCAGGGGGAACCACACTGGCCCCACTATCGGCGTCCATGGCCTCACCAGCAGacggcagggcagggcacggGGCCGGGGCTGAAGCTGGAGCAGGGGCCGGGATGGAGGAGAGCTCACGCACAGGCGGGGGCGTGGAGACTCGCTGCTCCAAGGCCGCCACCCTGGAGATCGTTGCAGCCAGCGTCTCCTGCAGCTGGGTGACTGCAGCGAGGATTTGATGGAGGACAGGGGTCGACCCATCGACAGCGGGGGGACTGGCAGCCGGCACAGGGGGGACGGTAGGCTGTGGCTGGGGTGCCGGAGCAGGAGCCTTGCGAGGCACAGGGGTGGCAGTGGGTGAGGCTGGGGCAGCAGGGGCGGACGAGCCCGGCAGGGGCGGAAACTCGGACGTTGAGGGAGCCCCCCGGGCCCAGGCCGAGgactgagggagaggagcagggcggAACACAACCCTAGGGCGGCCTTGCTGAGGGTGGTGGTCAGGCGCCGCGACCCGAGATGGTTTAGGCTTCATCGGGCAGGAGTGGTAGTGGGCGTTATGCTCACCACCACAGTTGCAGCACTTACGGGGGACGGGTGTGCCCGCCTGGATCTTCTGGAGGCACAGAGCTGATTTGTGCGTGCCCGCACAATACCGGCACCGAGGGGCCGATCTGCAGCGCCACTCCTGATGGCCCCACCGGCAACAGTGGCGACAGATGTCGGGCTCCGCCGTGTAGGGCTCCACAGCCTTACGACCCACCCCGAGGAGGTGCACCTCTGTCGGGACGTGGCCAACCACCGCTCCAAGAAGCTGCGGGCGAGGGGCCGTGCCCGCATACCTGCGCTTTATCCACAGAAAGTTGTCCGGGGTCTCAATGAGGTTGGCATTCATGTAGAGCGGCACATTGTGGATGATGACAGTGTGCTGCCGCTCCGCTGCATTTTCGACCAAAACTACGTCGAGGAACCCCTCAGTGAGGAGCCGCTTGTAGAAGGCGACGTCGTCCCTGACCGTGAGATAAGGTCGGAGCCTACCCTCCTTGAAGAGCGGCTCCAACTCACCGTGCTGCTTCAGTAGAGATGCAAACCACGTGTATTGCTGGGCTGGTGTCAGCCCGGCCTCGGCGGGGAAGTCTAGGCGGCGGCGGGTGGGTTGGCGCGGGGCCGCGGCTGGGTGCGTGTCCTCCAGGGGCACCTCACCGTCGACCAGGACAGTTTCAGGGCTACCAGACTGCACACCCTCCATGGATGCGGCGGCAGCTTTAACAGGAGAGGCAGTGGGGGAGAGGCAGCCAGGATTATCCGGCTTGAGCCGCTTGCTAGCGCTGGCCACGTGGTCCTCCGAACAAAGGCGAGGGTCAAGTTCGGCAGAGTCGGCCATCTCTTCAGTCTCCTCAGACCACAGGCGCCGTTCCTCAGGGGCAGGACACTGCCCGGAAGCCGCCGAGTAGGAATGTTCGTTAGCCATGTCCTCTAGACACCGTTTATTCCGTGGAAGGCAGGGCATCCACGGACGGAGCACAGGACAACGCACGTCTACACAGCACGGCCGTGTAGACGAGACTCcagggaaatgtgaaaaaaaagtaaaagtcccGGTATAAATTTTTATTGACGTATATATTCTACCGCAGATCAGTGTCAGCTACAATGGAGATAATATTTTCTCAGGTAAAACTGATCAAAACTGACACCAGAAATAGACTTAATACAGAAACAGTCAATGGCCTCTTAATAACCAAGGGCAATGGTGATGCTGTGAATTGCTTTGAGTGAGAGCCAAACAATGCAATGATACGCTCGGCTCAAGCAGCATTCAAGGGAGAATGAAATGTGATAATGACCAAAAGTAGGAAATCAATAATATTTTACTTATTGTTTTAATTGCTTAAAGAGGAGTTACGGTATTTTAAGCTCAAGTAACtgactactcttttttttcttgttaaggagcagtgattagcgtttttttttttttttttgttatttttgagcTGCTCTcggtttattaaaaaaaataaaagttttatTTAGGAAGGAGCTGGATAGCATTGTGAAATGGAAGATAATATTGGGGCACTTTCATATATCATTGTCATCATGATGGACAACATTCACTATACATTGAATTATACATAGAATGCCATAAGATCGTTAATTTATCAAAAGCATAGATATTATTTTGTAAGATATGTAATAAATTGTATATCTATACCAAATGTATTGTTTTCCACATATAGATTAGAATTCTACATTGTCTGTGTTATCTTAATTAtaagttttaatctctctctctctctctctctctctctctctctctctctctctctctctctctctctcactctgtcctgcctgggggtcgggatggcatgttcctcccttctcccttgttgtttacctgcaacaataaactatcaatcaatcaatcaatctgttACCATACAAGTCATCATGCTGCAATAGACACTGCAGACTGTGTACACCCTACATCACTGCCAGACGTAAGAGTaagagttaaaaaaataatatttaagTAATTTCCTCACTGTAAAATATAAATTACCTAAAATTACCGGTTGATACtttttttgatactttttttcagCCATTTGGTACATTTTTACATTTTGATCATTTTTTATGGTACGTTTTAGTTTTTTCCACTGGGAACACTGGCGCAGTGTCCTGGTGACGCGGGTTGAAGTCCCTCACGCCACGACAGGCTGACGGAGTGCTTTAAAACAACAGACGTGCTATTCTGATGGGCAACTATGAACCCCGACTTTAGCGAAACTCCAGAGGATCAAGTGTAgttctgggggcagcatgagccaagtaagaAGAGCGCCAATATAGATTAAGATAAAATACTGCGCCATTAATGAGCCCACCAACAGGACACATCATGAAAAGCCCACCATCGCTGTCAGCCCAAGGTAATAAAAAGCCTTATTTCTGCCGCTATTCCGACTAAAGCAGCATTAGCTGCTCGGTCCTGACGCACGGCGTCTGAAATAAAGAGTGGCAACATTAATAATTGTAAATGCATGTTCCCCCCAAACGAGGCTGACGCAATCGAAACAAATGCTCGGATAATACCTTGGCACGGAGTAAATCATAGAGCCCTGAAGGCCTGGCTTTACTCTCCTGCGCATCACTTTGATACAAGGTCGACATAAACTGCAGTTGCCAGGGTTACCCTTCAATAGATTAATTGTACAAGGAACACAAGGTGCGCCATGCTTTTTTATAGTAATTTTATAAGCATTTCTTTGCAGTATTTGCATTTTGCAGGAAGTAGGATGGTAAACACCTGTCGAAACGGGTGTAActcactcccggtgaggtatgtaCAGAAGGCGAGAAAGGGCTGCAAGCTGATCGAGGGACCTCGCGTGTCCTCACCCTCCGTTTTCCTATTCTCTCATTTTATGTAGCACTACAGTAGTCCAGCATGCTCTCTAGGGACAAACTCCTCTGc
Coding sequences:
- the LOC126987453 gene encoding uncharacterized protein LOC126987453, whose translation is MPCLPRNKRCLEDMANEHSYSAASGQCPAPEERRLWSEETEEMADSAELDPRLCSEDHVASASKRLKPDNPGCLSPTASPVKAAAASMEGVQSGSPETVLVDGEVPLEDTHPAAAPRQPTRRRLDFPAEAGLTPAQQYTWFASLLKQHGELEPLFKEGRLRPYLTVRDDVAFYKRLLTEGFLDVVLVENAAERQHTVIIHNVPLYMNANLIETPDNFLWIKRRYAGTAPRPQLLGAVVGHVPTEVHLLGVGRKAVEPYTAEPDICRHCCRWGHQEWRCRSAPRCRYCAGTHKSALCLQKIQAGTPVPRKCCNCGGEHNAHYHSCPMKPKPSRVAAPDHHPQQGRPRVVFRPAPLPQSSAWARGAPSTSEFPPLPGSSAPAAPASPTATPVPRKAPAPAPQPQPTVPPVPAASPPAVDGSTPVLHQILAAVTQLQETLAATISRVAALEQRVSTPPPVRELSSIPAPAPASAPAPCPALPSAGEAMDADSGASVVPPAGQMQNTPATPPAVVTAAAEGTAEPRHGQTGPSPSPADPPLQWEATLQVLLAQFASLTQQVAELHHRITPLLDRQPPPPDQCLLSDHFALETTIPIQPAPAVSRKRLAVSAARMPHLVAEVGAWYHTVKGSFTDAASLYHGLLDTVESFVAAGRAPPRPAKRRLQTYASDPAVSNCQRTLASYQRRWQQDPADRAARDAMVAVARHLTELRQEARSRHWVAFLASVRKTRSLREVWHHVNRVRGRTKRLVSDPAPAGRAQDLMRQWQRASSLVGLPAQHQAELARHRERRMALVQHHVTLLDDTCVPITHDELLLAVKHGKSTAPGHDGLTYDILNALLVVQGDNPLLDLFNMSFAAGCLPPPWKAALIVPIPKGDGTFRPISLTSCVCKLLERVILNRLL